The nucleotide sequence ACAAGTACGCCGACCTCTCCGAGACCTGCCTCCACTACATCGGCGGCATCATCAAGCACGCCAAGGCCATCAACGCCTTCACCAACCCGTCGACCAACTCGTACAAGCGTCTGGTCCCGGGCTATGAAGCGCCGGTGCTGCTCGCCTACTCGGCGCGCAACCGTTCGGCCTCCTGCCGCATCCCCTACACCACCAACCCGAAGGCGAAGCGCGTCGAAGTGCGTTTCCCCGATCCGATGGCCAACCCCTACCTCGCCTTCGCGGCGATGCTGATGGCCGGCCTCGACGGCATCAAGAACAAGATCGATCCGGGCCCGGCGATGGACAAGGATCTGTACGATCTGCCGAAGGAAGAACTGAAGACCATTCCGACGGTGTGCGGTAGCTTGCGCGAGGCACTCGAAAGCCTCGACAAGGATCGCGGGTTCCTGAAGGCCGGCGGCGTGTTCGACGACGACTTCATCGACAGCTTCATCGAGCTGAAGATGACCGAGGTCGAGCGTTTTGAGATGACCCCGCATCCGGTCGAATTCGAAATGTACTACTCGCTGTAAGCTGCGAGCTTTCACAGCTTCTCACAAACATCAAAGGCGTACCGAAAGGGACGCCTTTTTTGTTTTGGAAAGTCGCGATGTGGTTCGATGCAATTACACATCCGATGTCGTCCCCGCGGAAGCGGGGACCTATAACCACCGAACGACTTGATGACGGTGATTGCCCCAGCATCTCACTTAAATCGAGAACTCAGGGAGTATGGGTCCCCGCTTTCGCGGGGACGACATAGAGGAACATTGTGGGCGATAACTCAAATCGCGAGATCGTCATCACCGGGCTTGACCCGGTGATCCACGTCTTCCTTTACTGATGGCCAAAGACGTGGATGGCCGGGTCAAGCCCGGCCATGACGAACGAGAAATCTTGCACGAAAGCTATCGCTTCATGTCCTCTTGCTTTGGCTTACTTTCGCTCGCACGCCCGCAGGCGCTTTCTTCGCCGGTACCTTCTTCCTAGACTGATTAAACTCAATCGCGGCCCGAACAAGATTTTTCAGAGCACGCTGATCGACCTTGTCGCCTTCGAAAACATCGATCGCGCGCCACACCTTGCCCTCTAAACCCGCGTTGAACAGCTTGTCAGGGTCCGGGAGGCTCGCGCCGTGGGCAAAGGTCAGCTTCACCTTCTCCTTGTGGGCGTTGCCGACCGCGATGATGCCGTCGCGCTCCCACACCGGGCTTCCCATCCACTTCCATTCCTCGATAATCTCCATGTCGGCATCGAGGATGGCCTTGCGGATGCTGGCGAGCGTTTTGCCGCGCCAGTCCGTAAGTTTCGCGATCAGTGCGTCGATCTTTTCCGATGGCATCACTGGATCATGCCCGTCACTATTCGCCGACCCGCCGCGCACCGACAACATACGGCAGCATGAACATGTACAGGCCGCTAAACAGCAGCAGGAACAGCGGCGGCAGTGGAGAATAGACCACCCATGCGGGAGGTTCTCCCATTGCCATGGCAACGAAGTTGGCGATCACGGTCAAGGTAAAGATCATCGACAGCCAGCGGTGAATCTGCCGAACCCACATATTCCAGTTCAATGTAACCTCCTCTCTGAAGACGAGCCAAAGCGCAGCGCGGCAAACGTCAGTCCGCCCGCGCCAGCATTTCATCCAGCTTCGTGAAGAACTGCTGCCAGCCGTGCTTGGCGCCGCCGAAGGCCTGCTTCTGGTCCGGCCGGAAGCCCGACTGCTCCATGCGCAGGTGCGTCCCCGTGCGCGTCGGGGTGAGCGTAAAGGTCACCACGCTGGTCAGATTGAACGCCGCATCGTCGTGCGCAAAATTCCAGGTGTAGGACAGCGTCCTGTTCGGCTCGACGGCGAGCACCTCGCAATCAAGCACGCCACCCCAGTCGCCCTTCAGATTGAAGCTGTGGCCCACGACGGGCTTGAAATCGTTCTTCATGAGCCACTCCTCGATCAGGTGTGGTTGCGTGAGCGCGCGCCAGAGCTTCTCCGGCGGAAAAGACATTTCACGTTCGACAACGACAGAGAGCGTTTCAGTGCTGCTCATTGGTCCATCCTCTTGAGTAGGTTTTCGAGATCGTCGAACCGGTTCTCCCAGAATCCGGCCATCTGGCTCGTCCAGTCGATCAGCGGGGCCAGCGCACCGAGTTGCGCGCTGTAATGGGTCTGGCGTCCTTCATGGCGGTCGAGCACCAGCCCGGCCTGCTTCAGAACGCCGAGATGCTTGGAAACGGCCGGTTGCGAGATCCCGGCTTGAGCTGTTAGCGCCCCGACAGTCTGCTCTCCGCCGCGGCACAAGCGCTCGAAGATCGCCCGCCGGGTCGGATCGGCGAGCGTTCTGAACAGCATATCGTGAGCGTTTGGCATTCTTGATCAATAACTCTGTGGCTATGGATTAACGTATAGCCAGCGAGCTATGAGTCAGTCAAGCCCGGAACGCGAGCGGCGCAACCATCCCAGGACCACATCGCCTCAAACCATGGAACTCAGTGTCTTCTTTGGCCACCCGCGAACAGAACATCGCCGTGTTTGTGCGGCATGAGCGTCGATTAATTCGATGAATCAAGGACGATAATGAATATCCGGACTATTGCCGTTTTTCTCGCTCTCGCATTGACGCCGTGCGCCACTCTTCAGGCTGCGACCCCTGCGCCGACGCCCGCTCCCCCGGCTGCGAAAGGAGCTGAAAGCCCCGCCACGGCAGCGCCCGCCCCTGCAACGCCGCCGGCGAAGGAAGCGCTTCCCGAAGTTCCGGCGCCAACCTATCCGAGCGCCGTCGCCAGTCTCAACGGCTGGAAGCAAACGCTCGACAGTGTCGAATGGCTATTGCAGTTGGGCATCACGGACGAAGCCAGACTGACCCAAATTCGCGACCAGATTACCGAGGCGCAAAAGGGGGCGCGTGACCTTATCGCCTCCATGACGCAGGGGCTCAACGAGGCGACTGAACGAGCTGCCGGATTGGCGCCGGCTGAAAAGGATACAACGCCACAGTCCGACGAGGTCAAACTGGAGCGTGCCAAGCTGCTGGCCGAGATTGCCGCGCGGCAGAGCATCGTTCAACAGGCCAACCTGATCAACGTGCGCGCGCAGCAGTCGCTCGATCTTATCTCGGAGCGCCGCCGCGCCCGGTTCACGGACACGGTTTTCAAGCGCTCCCCCAGTCTGATCAATCCCTCGTTCTGGGTGCGTGTTGCCGAGGAGATTCCGCCCGCAACAACCCGGCTGATTGAGCTTGCATCCCGATGGATCGGCGTCTTGACGGAGCAGCCGCTTCGCGCCGCGTCGGGCTTCGCAATTGCCGTCGTTGTCTTGCTCGGCTTTTTCCTGTCGCCGTGGCGGCGCTGGCAAGCGCGCTGGACGACCCGCGATGCGGTGATCACCGAGCCTTCTGCGCTCCGTAAGACAAGTTCTGCGGCGGTCATCGTTCTCGCCAACACCCTGATCCCCGGCACCTGTTTGCTCGTGCTCTATCAATCGCTGATTGCGCTCGGCGTTTTGCCCGACGAAGTCAGTGCGATCGCACGGCCACTATTTGGCGTCGTCACCTTTGCGTTCTTTTTCTATAGCCTCGCGACCGCCACGCTGGCGCCAGATCGACCAGCCTGGCGCTTGATCGATCTTGACGACGAGATCGCCGGCAAGCTGGTTTCGGTCGCGGCCCTGCTTGGCATCGCGGCCTGCTTTGGCGTCCTGCTTCAGGGCCTCAATCGTGCGATTGGCGCTCCGGCCGAACTATCGGCAGCCAGCGAAGGCGTGGTCGCGTTGACCAAGGCTTTCCTGTTCATGGCCGCATTGCGCATCGCGGCCCACACTGGAAACGAAGACGACAAGGAAGAAGAGTTCGTAGCAAAGGCCGCCAAGCGCTCGGCATGGCATCTCTTGATTCCGCTCGGCTGGCTGCTCGCGGCAACCGCGGTGCTTGGGCCGCTGGCCGGCTTTGTCTCGTTCGGCGGGTTCGTCGCGGGGGAGTTGACACTTGTTGTCGTCGTGCTGATGGCTGCTGTTCTGCTCAGCCGTTTTGCCGACGCATTGATCGCCGCGACGTTTTCCTATTATGGAACCGTGGGCCGCTTCCTGCGGCAGACGGCGGGACTCAGCAGCCCCGCGGTACGCCAGATTGCCGCCCTGCTGAATGGCTTCAATCAGTTGGCCTTGATTGCATTCGCCGTGTTCATGGTCCTCGCCACATGGGGGATCAATTTCGACGATGTGTTCGGATCGTTGTCGTCGGCGTTCTTCGGATTTTCGATCGGCAAGTTCACGATCTCGCCGTCGGCAATTCTCGGCGCGATCCTCGTGCTGATCATCGGCGTCGCGGCAACCCGCGCGATCCAGTCTTGGCTCGAATCCCGCTTCCTGCCTGAGACCAATCTCGACTTCGGTGTCCGCAGTTCCATTCGCACCGGCGTCGGCTACATCGGCATCATTCTGGCCGTCATCATTGCGCTATCGTATGTCGGCCTCAATCTGCAGAACATCGCCATTGTCGCCGGCGCACTATCGGTCGGTATCGGTTTCGGCCTGCAGTCGATTATCAATAACTTCGTGTCGGGCCTGATCCTGCTGGTCGAACGGCCGATCAAGGTTGGCGATCGCATCGAGGTCGGCGCCCGCATGGGCGTCGTCAAACGCATCAACGTTCGCGCGACCGAGATCGCCACCTACGACAACGTCTCGGTCATCGTTCCCAACGCCGACCTGATCAGCGGTCAGGTCGTCAACTGGATGCACGGCAGCTATATGGCGCGCCTGTCGGTGAAGGTCGGGACATCCTACAACGCCGATCCGGACCACGTCATCGCGGTCCTGCTCGACATCGCCAGCAGTCATCCACGGACACTGAAATCGCCCGCGCCATTTGCGAACCTCGGCAACTTCGGCGCGGACGCGCTGGAATTTGCGGTGTTCTTTCATGTCGCCAATA is from Afipia massiliensis and encodes:
- a CDS encoding SRPBCC family protein, translating into MSSTETLSVVVEREMSFPPEKLWRALTQPHLIEEWLMKNDFKPVVGHSFNLKGDWGGVLDCEVLAVEPNRTLSYTWNFAHDDAAFNLTSVVTFTLTPTRTGTHLRMEQSGFRPDQKQAFGGAKHGWQQFFTKLDEMLARAD
- a CDS encoding DUF1801 domain-containing protein, with protein sequence MLSVRGGSANSDGHDPVMPSEKIDALIAKLTDWRGKTLASIRKAILDADMEIIEEWKWMGSPVWERDGIIAVGNAHKEKVKLTFAHGASLPDPDKLFNAGLEGKVWRAIDVFEGDKVDQRALKNLVRAAIEFNQSRKKVPAKKAPAGVRAKVSQSKRT
- a CDS encoding DUF3772 domain-containing protein, which produces MNIRTIAVFLALALTPCATLQAATPAPTPAPPAAKGAESPATAAPAPATPPAKEALPEVPAPTYPSAVASLNGWKQTLDSVEWLLQLGITDEARLTQIRDQITEAQKGARDLIASMTQGLNEATERAAGLAPAEKDTTPQSDEVKLERAKLLAEIAARQSIVQQANLINVRAQQSLDLISERRRARFTDTVFKRSPSLINPSFWVRVAEEIPPATTRLIELASRWIGVLTEQPLRAASGFAIAVVVLLGFFLSPWRRWQARWTTRDAVITEPSALRKTSSAAVIVLANTLIPGTCLLVLYQSLIALGVLPDEVSAIARPLFGVVTFAFFFYSLATATLAPDRPAWRLIDLDDEIAGKLVSVAALLGIAACFGVLLQGLNRAIGAPAELSAASEGVVALTKAFLFMAALRIAAHTGNEDDKEEEFVAKAAKRSAWHLLIPLGWLLAATAVLGPLAGFVSFGGFVAGELTLVVVVLMAAVLLSRFADALIAATFSYYGTVGRFLRQTAGLSSPAVRQIAALLNGFNQLALIAFAVFMVLATWGINFDDVFGSLSSAFFGFSIGKFTISPSAILGAILVLIIGVAATRAIQSWLESRFLPETNLDFGVRSSIRTGVGYIGIILAVIIALSYVGLNLQNIAIVAGALSVGIGFGLQSIINNFVSGLILLVERPIKVGDRIEVGARMGVVKRINVRATEIATYDNVSVIVPNADLISGQVVNWMHGSYMARLSVKVGTSYNADPDHVIAVLLDIASSHPRTLKSPAPFANLGNFGADALEFAVFFHVANIGADGGVADEIRLEILRRFRKEGIEMPLAQRDLHLRDLDRIEALVRTVGRGNRSGSRRERNEDADFDRAGTDNGKTDRARSDRDKSDRAKADSVKTDGTRTAKESWQ
- a CDS encoding ArsR/SmtB family transcription factor yields the protein MPNAHDMLFRTLADPTRRAIFERLCRGGEQTVGALTAQAGISQPAVSKHLGVLKQAGLVLDRHEGRQTHYSAQLGALAPLIDWTSQMAGFWENRFDDLENLLKRMDQ